A genome region from Longimicrobiaceae bacterium includes the following:
- the der gene encoding ribosome biogenesis GTPase Der, translating to MKLPVVAVVGRPNVGKSTFFNRILGQRLAIVEDHPGVTRDRNFARTEWNGRQFYLVDTGGMVENSDEPMDRLIRQQVLTAIDEADVVVQLVDGKAGPHPLDYEVAEYLRRTQRPALLVVNKVDNLGAPNALAHHEFWDVGLGEPQPVSSLSGKGSGDVLDAIVALLPEAGEEEEEDALRVAVIGKPNVGKSSFVNRLLGEERLVVSDVAGTTRDAIDTPLQFHGQKMVFVDTAGLRRQARVEEGVEFYSTIRTERAIERADVCLLLIDATEGVAVQDLKIAEKAWNAGCGLIIVANKWDLVEKETMTAPNFEKELHDRAPFLKWVPVVFTSAVSGQRVQRVLPMILEVEEQRNRRIATHEVNDTLRELVARARPPAHAGHPVKFLYATQASVRPPHFVLFSNLPEAVPESYQRYLTNGFRAAWGFMGVPLRITLRRRGREEE from the coding sequence TTGAAGCTCCCCGTCGTTGCCGTCGTCGGCCGGCCGAACGTCGGCAAGTCCACCTTCTTCAACCGCATCCTCGGGCAGCGGCTCGCCATCGTGGAGGACCACCCGGGCGTCACCCGCGACCGCAACTTCGCGCGGACGGAGTGGAACGGCCGGCAGTTCTATCTGGTGGACACCGGGGGGATGGTGGAGAACTCGGACGAGCCCATGGACCGGCTCATCCGCCAGCAGGTGCTCACCGCCATCGACGAAGCCGACGTGGTCGTGCAGCTCGTGGACGGCAAGGCGGGCCCGCACCCGCTGGACTACGAGGTGGCCGAGTACCTGCGCCGCACCCAGCGGCCGGCGCTGCTCGTGGTCAACAAGGTGGACAACCTGGGCGCCCCCAACGCCCTGGCGCACCACGAGTTCTGGGACGTGGGCCTGGGCGAGCCGCAGCCCGTGAGCAGCCTCAGCGGCAAGGGGAGCGGCGACGTGCTGGACGCCATCGTCGCGCTCCTCCCGGAGGCGGGCGAGGAGGAGGAGGAGGACGCCCTCCGGGTCGCCGTGATCGGCAAGCCCAACGTGGGGAAGTCCAGCTTCGTCAACCGCCTCCTGGGCGAGGAGCGGCTGGTGGTCTCCGACGTGGCGGGGACCACCCGCGACGCCATCGATACCCCGCTGCAGTTCCACGGGCAGAAGATGGTGTTCGTGGACACGGCGGGGCTCCGGCGCCAGGCCCGGGTGGAGGAGGGGGTGGAGTTCTACAGCACCATCCGCACGGAGCGGGCGATCGAGCGCGCGGACGTCTGCCTTCTCCTCATCGACGCCACCGAGGGCGTGGCCGTGCAGGACCTCAAGATCGCCGAGAAGGCGTGGAACGCCGGCTGCGGGCTCATCATCGTCGCCAACAAGTGGGACCTGGTGGAGAAGGAGACGATGACGGCCCCGAACTTCGAGAAGGAGCTGCACGATCGCGCGCCCTTCCTCAAGTGGGTCCCGGTGGTCTTCACCAGCGCGGTCTCGGGCCAGCGCGTGCAGCGGGTGCTCCCCATGATCCTGGAGGTGGAGGAGCAGCGGAACCGCCGCATTGCCACGCACGAGGTCAACGACACGCTCCGCGAGCTGGTGGCCCGCGCCCGGCCGCCCGCGCACGCCGGACACCCGGTGAAGTTCCTGTACGCCACGCAGGCCTCGGTGCGCCCGCCCCACTTCGTGCTCTTCAGCAACCTCCCGGAGGCCGTGCCCGAGAGCTACCAGCGCTACCTGACCAACGGCTTCCGGGCCGCCTGGGGATTCATGGGCGTCCCGCTCCGCATCACCCTTCGCCGCCGCGGTCGGGAGGAGGAATGA
- a CDS encoding DUF2007 domain-containing protein, producing the protein MPETPSRDADQTDILPAGPAPGPTPGQPFRCERCETEYEDAVPDADACPACGTLRQPTACAAHPERTAEGRCVICGRAVCDRCRSGDNDAFLCEEHRTVRMIEGWAQVYSTTGEIEAHLVRENLRAEGIDAQIFSQKDHMYPVDMGELSIVRLMVPVWEYGAALDIIRDHMDTEGEVVFACPSCGEAYEPGAEGCASCGAEMA; encoded by the coding sequence ATGCCTGAGACTCCGAGCCGCGACGCCGACCAGACCGACATCCTCCCCGCCGGCCCGGCCCCCGGGCCGACGCCGGGCCAGCCGTTCCGCTGCGAGCGGTGCGAGACCGAGTACGAGGACGCGGTACCGGACGCGGACGCGTGCCCGGCCTGCGGGACGCTCCGGCAGCCCACGGCGTGCGCCGCGCACCCCGAGCGCACCGCCGAGGGCCGCTGCGTCATCTGCGGGCGCGCCGTCTGCGACCGCTGCCGCTCCGGCGACAACGACGCCTTCCTCTGCGAGGAGCACCGCACGGTGCGCATGATCGAGGGGTGGGCGCAGGTGTACAGCACCACCGGCGAGATCGAGGCGCACCTCGTCCGCGAGAACCTGCGGGCGGAGGGGATCGACGCGCAGATCTTCTCCCAGAAGGACCACATGTACCCGGTGGACATGGGCGAGCTGAGCATCGTCCGCCTCATGGTCCCGGTGTGGGAGTACGGGGCGGCGCTGGACATCATCCGCGACCACATGGACACGGAGGGGGAGGTGGTGTTCGCCTGCCCCTCGTGCGGCGAGGCGTACGAGCCGGGCGCCGAGGGCTGCGCGTCGTGCGGGGCGGAGATGGCCTGA
- a CDS encoding tetratricopeptide repeat protein has protein sequence MRFDRRLFVALGASAVAGACAAAGTGAGAGGSASFPSVACAEGVPVTPSAAAVTAQRSLLLGRADEAFAGAQAAATAEPGNPQHQFLLGQAAIAAGNFEAADQAFDRAEQLCSAFGAEIAPERERGWATAFQAGLEAYQAGDTATALASWQRANALFEGRPDAHYNLGVVYSQRGDFPAAINAYRQAITIVDRMPADTSAEEMATRAETRQNAMAGLLSVGARQFAANQFDPAVEVFRHLTTIDPNNRDAWYNLALALYKQERWDDLVPIATRVVQIDPLNENARIILFNAYKGQAEAAQRANNTARQREIQNQALRTLEEVEALPVFVDEIRFEGTEGGQAQLTGRVIGNRATAGQQVRLNFTFFGPNGQVGTQTATVAAPAKGQSTPFQVPLPAGQPVTSFSYTVAR, from the coding sequence ATGAGATTCGATCGTCGACTGTTCGTCGCCCTTGGCGCCTCCGCGGTCGCGGGCGCCTGCGCGGCGGCCGGGACGGGCGCGGGGGCCGGGGGCTCGGCCTCGTTCCCGAGCGTCGCCTGCGCCGAGGGCGTGCCCGTCACCCCCAGCGCTGCGGCGGTGACGGCCCAGCGCAGCCTGCTCCTGGGCCGCGCGGACGAGGCTTTCGCCGGTGCGCAGGCCGCCGCGACGGCGGAGCCCGGGAACCCGCAGCACCAGTTCCTGCTGGGGCAGGCCGCGATCGCGGCCGGCAACTTCGAGGCGGCCGACCAGGCGTTCGACCGCGCAGAGCAGCTCTGCTCCGCCTTCGGGGCGGAGATCGCCCCCGAGCGCGAGCGCGGCTGGGCCACCGCCTTCCAGGCCGGCCTGGAGGCCTACCAGGCGGGTGACACCGCCACGGCCCTGGCGAGCTGGCAGCGCGCCAACGCGCTCTTCGAGGGGCGCCCGGACGCCCACTACAACCTTGGCGTCGTGTACTCGCAGCGCGGCGACTTCCCCGCGGCGATCAACGCGTACCGCCAGGCGATCACCATCGTGGACCGGATGCCCGCCGACACCTCCGCCGAGGAGATGGCGACCCGGGCGGAGACCCGCCAGAACGCCATGGCCGGGCTGCTGAGCGTGGGCGCGCGGCAGTTCGCGGCGAACCAGTTCGACCCCGCGGTCGAGGTCTTCCGGCACCTCACCACGATCGACCCGAACAACCGCGACGCCTGGTACAACCTGGCGCTGGCGCTCTACAAGCAGGAGCGCTGGGACGACCTGGTCCCCATCGCGACACGGGTGGTGCAGATCGATCCGCTGAACGAGAACGCCCGGATCATCCTCTTCAACGCGTACAAGGGGCAGGCCGAGGCGGCCCAGCGGGCCAACAACACCGCCCGCCAGCGCGAGATCCAGAACCAGGCGCTGCGCACGCTGGAGGAGGTGGAGGCGCTCCCGGTGTTCGTGGACGAGATCCGCTTCGAGGGCACGGAGGGCGGACAGGCACAGCTCACCGGACGCGTGATCGGCAACCGCGCCACCGCCGGGCAGCAGGTGAGGCTGAACTTCACCTTCTTCGGCCCCAACGGCCAGGTGGGGACGCAGACGGCCACCGTCGCCGCGCCGGCCAAGGGGCAGAGCACGCCGTTCCAGGTGCCGCTCCCGGCGGGGCAGCCGGTCACCAGCTTCAGCTACACCGTCGCGCGCTGA
- the larC gene encoding nickel pincer cofactor biosynthesis protein LarC, with translation MRGLIFDPFAGISGDMTIAALLDLGLPLAWLQDFVRALELAEVRVDAERVMRKGIASQRLILELPHEHAHRHLSHVVRIIEGTAVSAEVKERAIHAFTLLAEAEAEVHGTTRERVHFHEVGALDAIIDVLASVAGAAELGFTEFYTRPAALGRGWAEMAHGNFPVPPPAVLKLLEGIPVRDPEFEGECTTPTGAALLRAFTGGAAPPTTFVAEATGFGAGTRDPRDRPNCLRLVAIRAGGGGEGEVVVVQCDVDDLSPEYVPPLIEAVLAAGALDCTATPTLMKKGRPGIRVEALAAPALLDVVRGALFHAGSSIGVRFWPVRRETLARREETVEWRGQPVRVKRSSLPGGGERAKPEFEDVVRAAERLGMTPLAAYRAMLSEGVASER, from the coding sequence TTGCGCGGTCTGATCTTCGATCCCTTCGCCGGGATCAGCGGCGACATGACCATTGCCGCCCTGCTGGACCTGGGGCTCCCGCTCGCGTGGCTCCAGGACTTCGTGCGCGCCCTGGAGCTGGCCGAGGTCCGCGTGGACGCGGAACGGGTGATGCGGAAGGGGATCGCATCCCAGCGGCTGATCCTGGAACTGCCGCACGAGCACGCCCACCGCCACCTCTCGCACGTGGTGCGGATCATCGAGGGGACGGCGGTCTCCGCGGAGGTGAAGGAGCGCGCGATTCACGCGTTCACGCTTCTTGCGGAGGCTGAGGCAGAAGTGCACGGGACGACCCGGGAGCGCGTGCACTTCCACGAGGTGGGGGCGCTGGACGCCATCATCGACGTGCTGGCCTCCGTGGCCGGCGCGGCGGAGCTGGGGTTCACCGAGTTCTACACCCGGCCGGCGGCGCTGGGGCGCGGGTGGGCGGAGATGGCGCACGGGAACTTCCCCGTCCCCCCGCCGGCCGTGCTCAAGCTTCTGGAGGGGATCCCCGTGCGCGACCCCGAGTTCGAGGGCGAGTGCACCACCCCCACGGGTGCCGCGCTGCTGCGGGCGTTCACCGGGGGCGCGGCGCCTCCCACGACCTTCGTCGCCGAGGCGACCGGGTTCGGGGCGGGGACGCGCGACCCCAGGGACCGCCCCAACTGCCTGCGCCTGGTGGCGATCCGGGCCGGCGGGGGAGGGGAGGGAGAGGTCGTGGTCGTGCAGTGCGACGTGGACGACCTTTCGCCGGAGTACGTCCCGCCGCTGATCGAGGCGGTGCTCGCCGCGGGCGCTCTGGACTGCACCGCGACGCCCACGCTGATGAAGAAGGGGCGTCCGGGGATCCGGGTGGAGGCACTGGCGGCGCCCGCGCTGCTCGACGTGGTGCGGGGCGCCCTCTTCCACGCGGGGTCCTCCATCGGCGTGCGGTTCTGGCCGGTCCGGCGGGAGACGCTCGCCCGCCGCGAGGAGACCGTCGAGTGGCGCGGCCAGCCGGTCCGCGTCAAGCGCTCTTCCCTCCCTGGCGGCGGGGAGCGCGCGAAGCCCGAGTTCGAGGACGTGGTGCGGGCCGCGGAGCGGCTCGGCATGACGCCGCTTGCGGCGTACCGCGCGATGCTGTCCGAGGGGGTGGCGTCGGAGCGCTGA
- the gltX gene encoding glutamate--tRNA ligase has protein sequence MIRTRFAPSPTGHLHVGGARTAILNWLLARHHGGSFVLRIEDTDRERNVPGAEAALLDDLRWLGLDWDEGPDVGGPHGPYRQSERTAVYREHAERLLAEGRAYWCVCGPSEAEGPGHGRERCECAGTLSPVEPPEGAAVRFRVPEGEEVVVEDAVRGRVSFASEHVEDFVLLRSGGVPTYNFAAAVDDALMRITHVVRGSDHLVNTPKQLLLYRAFGWEPPAFAHVPLILGPDRQKLSKRHGATSVAEHRRQGYLPEALFNYLSLLAWSSPSGEEKLPRERLVQEVALERVGASDAVFDRDKLRWLSSRYLQGMPVPELARALAPFVDRERFPVAEGDLPRVAAALRERISVLGEADAELEHFWAPEAGERREARERALADPEARPVLAAVRARLEALPEWEEAALGAAVREGGRDAGAKGRAIFLPLRLALTGEEHGPDLAKVLLVQGRERVLRTLPAGPGTGVV, from the coding sequence ATGATCCGCACCCGCTTCGCCCCCAGCCCCACCGGCCACCTCCACGTCGGCGGCGCGCGCACGGCCATCCTCAACTGGCTCCTGGCGCGGCACCACGGCGGGAGCTTCGTGCTGCGCATCGAGGACACCGACCGGGAGCGCAACGTCCCCGGGGCGGAGGCGGCGCTGCTGGACGACCTGCGCTGGCTGGGGCTGGACTGGGACGAGGGGCCGGACGTGGGCGGGCCGCACGGGCCGTACCGGCAGAGCGAGCGGACGGCGGTGTACCGGGAGCACGCGGAGCGGCTGCTCGCGGAGGGACGGGCGTACTGGTGCGTCTGCGGGCCGTCGGAGGCGGAGGGGCCGGGGCACGGGCGGGAGCGCTGCGAGTGCGCGGGGACGCTCTCGCCCGTGGAGCCGCCGGAGGGGGCGGCGGTCCGCTTCCGGGTGCCGGAGGGGGAGGAGGTGGTGGTGGAGGACGCGGTGCGGGGCCGGGTGAGCTTCGCCAGCGAGCACGTGGAGGACTTCGTCCTCCTCCGCTCCGGCGGCGTCCCCACCTACAACTTCGCGGCGGCCGTGGACGACGCGCTCATGCGGATCACGCACGTGGTGCGCGGCAGCGACCACCTGGTGAACACCCCCAAGCAGCTCCTGCTGTACCGCGCCTTCGGGTGGGAGCCGCCCGCGTTCGCGCACGTCCCGCTGATCCTGGGACCGGACCGGCAGAAGCTCTCCAAGCGGCACGGCGCCACCTCCGTGGCCGAGCACCGCCGGCAGGGGTACCTCCCGGAGGCGCTGTTCAACTACCTGTCGCTCCTGGCGTGGTCCTCCCCCTCGGGCGAGGAGAAGCTGCCGCGGGAGCGGCTGGTGCAGGAGGTGGCGCTGGAGCGGGTCGGCGCGAGCGACGCCGTCTTCGACCGCGACAAGTTGCGCTGGCTCTCGTCGCGCTACCTGCAGGGGATGCCGGTCCCGGAGCTGGCGCGCGCGCTGGCGCCCTTCGTGGACCGGGAGCGCTTCCCCGTGGCGGAGGGCGACCTGCCGAGAGTGGCGGCGGCGCTGCGGGAGCGGATCTCGGTGCTCGGCGAGGCCGACGCGGAGCTGGAGCACTTCTGGGCGCCGGAGGCAGGGGAGCGGCGCGAGGCGCGGGAGCGCGCGCTCGCCGACCCGGAGGCCCGCCCCGTGCTGGCGGCGGTGCGCGCGCGGCTGGAAGCGCTCCCGGAGTGGGAGGAGGCCGCCCTCGGCGCCGCGGTCCGCGAGGGCGGCAGGGACGCGGGGGCGAAGGGGCGGGCGATCTTCCTCCCGCTCCGGCTGGCGCTGACCGGCGAGGAGCACGGGCCCGACCTGGCGAAGGTGCTCCTGGTCCAGGGGCGCGAGCGGGTGCTCCGGACGCTCCCGGCCGGTCCCGGAACGGGCGTCGTTTGA
- the purH gene encoding bifunctional phosphoribosylaminoimidazolecarboxamide formyltransferase/IMP cyclohydrolase, with product MPRALLSVSDKSGLVPFARALAERGWTLLSTGGTSRVLRDAGLEVVEVSEVTGHPEMMDGRVKTLHPAVHGGLLARRGHPTDMEEMRAQGYGTIDLVAVNLYPFRETVAKPGVTVDEAIENIDIGGPSMLRSAAKNHESVWVVADSADYGRVLGALDAPPVETLPLRRELAAKVYAHTSSYDAAIAAYLVERLRGGDAAGAEPSPGVEAFPRELGVSLTKVQDLRYGENPDQRAAFYAEGEAAGGLPRMRQLHGKELSFNNLLDVDAAVLAVSAWAGDDLAACAIIKHTTPCGIAVGAHAAEAYRKALSTDPTSAFGSVIAFNGEVTEEAAVLLRPNFVEAIVAPGFHPRALELLREKKNLRLIELPTDRGGEGELDFKRVRGGFVVQDRLSMRFAEEGWRVVTRRAPTGGEMHDLRFAWRAVATVKSNAILLARGGMALGIGAGQMSRVDSSRIAVLKAQDAGFDLRGAALASDAFFPFRDGVDAAAGAGIRAVIQPGGSVRDEEVVAAADEHGIAMVFTGRRLFRH from the coding sequence ATGCCAAGGGCACTTCTCAGCGTTTCCGACAAGTCCGGCCTGGTCCCCTTCGCGCGGGCGCTCGCGGAGCGCGGCTGGACGCTGCTCTCCACCGGCGGCACCTCGCGGGTCCTCCGCGATGCGGGGCTGGAGGTGGTGGAGGTGAGCGAGGTGACCGGGCACCCGGAGATGATGGACGGGCGGGTGAAGACGCTGCACCCGGCCGTCCACGGCGGCCTCCTCGCGCGGCGGGGGCACCCGACGGACATGGAGGAGATGCGGGCGCAGGGGTACGGGACGATCGACCTGGTGGCGGTGAACCTCTACCCCTTCCGCGAGACCGTCGCGAAGCCCGGCGTCACGGTGGACGAGGCCATCGAGAACATCGACATCGGCGGGCCCTCGATGCTGCGCTCCGCGGCCAAGAACCACGAGAGCGTCTGGGTGGTGGCGGACTCCGCGGACTACGGGCGGGTGCTCGGCGCGCTGGACGCCCCGCCGGTAGAGACGCTGCCCCTCCGGCGGGAGCTGGCGGCGAAGGTGTACGCGCACACCTCGTCGTACGACGCCGCCATCGCCGCGTACCTGGTGGAGCGGCTCCGCGGCGGCGACGCGGCGGGGGCGGAGCCGAGCCCCGGAGTGGAGGCCTTCCCGCGCGAGCTGGGCGTCTCGCTCACGAAGGTGCAGGACCTGCGGTACGGCGAGAACCCGGACCAGCGCGCGGCCTTCTACGCGGAGGGGGAGGCCGCGGGGGGGCTCCCGCGGATGCGGCAGCTTCACGGCAAGGAGCTGTCCTTCAACAACCTGCTGGACGTGGACGCCGCAGTGCTCGCGGTCTCCGCGTGGGCGGGGGACGACCTGGCGGCGTGCGCCATCATCAAGCACACCACCCCCTGCGGGATCGCGGTGGGCGCCCACGCCGCGGAAGCGTACCGGAAGGCGCTCTCCACGGATCCGACCAGCGCCTTCGGCTCCGTGATCGCCTTCAACGGCGAGGTGACTGAAGAGGCCGCGGTGCTGCTGCGCCCGAACTTCGTGGAGGCCATCGTCGCGCCGGGCTTCCACCCCCGCGCGCTGGAGCTGCTGCGCGAGAAGAAGAACCTGCGCCTGATCGAGCTCCCCACCGACCGGGGCGGCGAGGGGGAGCTGGACTTCAAGCGCGTCCGCGGCGGCTTCGTGGTGCAGGACCGCCTGTCCATGCGCTTCGCCGAGGAGGGCTGGCGCGTCGTCACCCGCCGCGCGCCCACGGGCGGGGAGATGCACGACCTGCGCTTCGCCTGGCGCGCCGTGGCGACGGTGAAGTCCAACGCCATCCTCCTGGCCCGCGGCGGGATGGCGCTGGGGATCGGCGCCGGGCAGATGAGCCGGGTGGACTCCTCCCGCATCGCCGTGCTCAAGGCGCAGGACGCCGGCTTCGACCTCCGGGGCGCCGCCCTGGCGTCGGACGCCTTCTTCCCCTTCCGCGACGGCGTGGACGCCGCGGCGGGCGCGGGGATCCGCGCCGTGATCCAGCCGGGCGGCTCGGTGCGGGACGAGGAGGTGGTCGCGGCCGCGGACGAGCACGGGATCGCGATGGTGTTCACCGGGCGCAGGCTGTTCAGGCACTGA
- the purN gene encoding phosphoribosylglycinamide formyltransferase, which translates to MTSCLAGPRRPPVSSRRFDPNGRTELAEPKRVAVLASGGGTNLQSLLDRFNAGESPDVRVELVVGSRAGIGALERAERAGVTAVVLSVKEMGAEAYTAALLAELERHRTDLVVLAGFLQLVPVAVVERYEGRMINVHPALLPAFGGAGMYGIRVHRAVIESGACISGATVHRVSEEYDSGAILAQWPVPVLAGDTPEALAARVLAVEHRLLPLVVEALARGEAPQMQSIGDPVAFDLVPRAHPADESIRGLFVFGGIAADG; encoded by the coding sequence CTGACGTCATGCCTTGCCGGTCCCCGTAGGCCCCCCGTATCTTCCCGCCGCTTCGACCCCAACGGGAGAACGGAACTGGCCGAGCCAAAGCGCGTCGCGGTCCTCGCCTCGGGCGGGGGGACCAACCTGCAGTCGCTCCTGGACCGCTTCAACGCGGGGGAGTCGCCGGACGTGCGTGTCGAGCTGGTCGTGGGGAGCCGCGCCGGGATCGGCGCGCTGGAGCGGGCGGAGCGCGCGGGGGTGACGGCCGTCGTGCTCTCGGTGAAGGAGATGGGCGCGGAGGCGTACACCGCCGCGCTCCTCGCGGAGCTGGAGCGGCACCGGACCGACCTCGTCGTGCTCGCCGGCTTTCTCCAGCTCGTCCCGGTGGCGGTGGTCGAGCGCTACGAGGGGCGGATGATCAACGTCCACCCGGCGCTCCTCCCGGCGTTCGGCGGGGCGGGGATGTACGGGATCCGGGTGCACCGCGCGGTGATCGAGTCCGGCGCGTGCATCTCCGGCGCGACGGTGCACCGCGTGAGCGAGGAGTACGACTCCGGCGCGATCCTCGCCCAGTGGCCGGTTCCCGTCCTCGCGGGCGACACCCCCGAGGCGCTGGCCGCACGCGTCCTCGCCGTGGAGCACCGGCTCCTCCCGCTGGTGGTGGAGGCGCTCGCCCGCGGCGAGGCACCACAGATGCAGTCGATCGGAGACCCCGTGGCCTTCGACCTGGTGCCCCGCGCGCACCCGGCCGACGAGTCCATCCGGGGTCTCTTCGTTTTCGGGGGAATAGCCGCCGACGGCTGA
- a CDS encoding helix-turn-helix domain-containing protein: MEITVRPIQTEEDYDAALSEVDALMNAEPGTPEGARLDVLVTLIEAYERRHWPIDAPDPIEAIRARMEQKNLRQRDLEPMIGSRGRVSEVLSGKRALTLPMIRRLSKGLDLRADVLIQEVPIAGRRRSTRKRTTLPGGAGGGG; encoded by the coding sequence ATGGAAATCACCGTCCGGCCGATCCAAACGGAGGAGGACTACGATGCCGCCCTGTCGGAGGTCGATGCTCTCATGAACGCGGAGCCGGGCACTCCGGAGGGCGCCCGCCTCGACGTTCTCGTCACGCTGATCGAGGCGTACGAGAGGCGGCATTGGCCCATCGACGCTCCGGATCCGATCGAGGCGATCCGGGCTCGTATGGAGCAGAAGAACCTCCGCCAGCGCGACCTTGAGCCCATGATCGGGTCACGCGGCCGCGTCTCGGAGGTCCTATCCGGGAAGAGGGCGCTGACCCTCCCCATGATCCGGCGGCTGTCGAAGGGGCTGGATCTGCGCGCCGACGTGCTGATCCAGGAGGTCCCGATCGCCGGGCGGCGCCGCTCCACGAGAAAGCGTACCACCTTGCCCGGGGGGGCTGGCGGCGGCGGCTGA
- a CDS encoding type II toxin-antitoxin system HigB family toxin: MRIIAKRTLRQFWETHPRGAAARMPLLVWHSTVEAADWASPADVKATYGDASILKNSRVVFNIAGNRYRLIARINYPYRVVYIRFVGTHEEYDQIDAEAI; the protein is encoded by the coding sequence ATGCGGATCATCGCCAAACGGACCCTGCGCCAGTTCTGGGAGACGCATCCGCGGGGTGCCGCCGCGAGGATGCCGCTCCTCGTGTGGCACAGCACGGTCGAAGCTGCGGACTGGGCGAGCCCAGCCGACGTGAAAGCCACCTATGGCGACGCGAGCATCTTGAAGAACAGTCGCGTCGTTTTCAACATCGCGGGGAACCGGTACAGGCTCATCGCACGGATCAACTATCCCTATCGAGTCGTTTACATCCGGTTCGTGGGGACGCACGAGGAATACGACCAAATCGACGCGGAGGCGATCTGA
- a CDS encoding MBL fold metallo-hydrolase: MAEGGRGEATVRTFTGGVFGQNMFLVTCARTGKGILVDPGAAVDEALAEAKRQGTEVERIVLTHSHLDHVDGVGRAKRETGAPIVLHREAEAMYHAAPAQAQMFGVRVEPLPPVDGYLEAGTPVRFGECELEVRPTPGHAPGHVTLVGEGYALVGDCVFRGSIGRTDLPGGDFQVLMRSIREQILTLPDETTLYSGHGPETTVGFERAANPFLVPHYGGSSFG; the protein is encoded by the coding sequence GTGGCTGAGGGCGGCCGCGGCGAGGCCACCGTCCGCACCTTCACCGGCGGGGTCTTCGGCCAGAACATGTTCCTGGTGACCTGCGCGCGCACGGGGAAGGGGATCCTGGTGGACCCCGGCGCCGCCGTGGACGAGGCCCTGGCGGAGGCGAAGCGGCAGGGGACGGAGGTCGAGCGGATCGTGCTGACGCACTCGCACCTCGACCACGTGGACGGCGTCGGGCGGGCGAAGCGGGAGACGGGCGCCCCCATCGTGCTGCACCGCGAAGCGGAGGCGATGTACCACGCCGCTCCCGCCCAGGCGCAGATGTTCGGCGTCCGGGTGGAGCCGCTCCCCCCGGTGGACGGCTACCTGGAGGCGGGGACGCCGGTGCGCTTCGGCGAGTGCGAGCTGGAGGTGCGCCCCACCCCCGGGCACGCTCCGGGGCACGTGACGCTGGTGGGGGAGGGGTACGCGCTGGTGGGCGACTGCGTCTTCCGCGGCTCCATCGGGCGGACGGACCTGCCGGGCGGCGACTTCCAGGTGCTGATGCGCTCCATCCGCGAGCAGATCCTCACCCTTCCCGACGAGACCACGCTGTACTCCGGCCACGGGCCGGAGACCACGGTGGGCTTCGAGCGGGCGGCGAACCCGTTCCTGGTGCCGCACTACGGGGGCAGCTCGTTCGGTTGA
- a CDS encoding peroxiredoxin, with protein MSATDTLLNAGSDAPNFTAKTTDGDTVSLHDFRGKRNVLLMFYPKDDTPGCTRQMCAARDEGAEYEAAHVVRFGVNDGDLASHEHFRDKYSLDFPLIVDEGKEIARAYGTLGENGWTARSTFLIDTHGRIVYAAPGAHGADEVLEAIRG; from the coding sequence ATGTCGGCCACGGACACCCTGCTGAACGCGGGCTCGGACGCCCCCAACTTCACCGCGAAGACCACGGACGGCGACACCGTCTCCCTCCACGACTTCCGGGGGAAGCGCAACGTCCTCCTGATGTTTTACCCGAAGGACGACACCCCCGGCTGCACCAGGCAGATGTGCGCCGCGCGCGACGAGGGGGCGGAGTACGAGGCCGCCCACGTGGTGCGCTTCGGCGTGAACGACGGGGACCTCGCCAGCCACGAGCACTTCCGCGACAAGTACTCGCTGGACTTTCCGCTCATCGTGGACGAGGGGAAGGAGATCGCGCGGGCGTACGGGACGCTGGGCGAGAACGGGTGGACCGCCCGCTCCACCTTCCTGATCGACACGCACGGGCGGATCGTGTACGCGGCGCCGGGGGCGCACGGCGCGGACGAGGTGCTGGAGGCGATCCGTGGCTGA